The Pangasianodon hypophthalmus isolate fPanHyp1 chromosome 5, fPanHyp1.pri, whole genome shotgun sequence genome includes a window with the following:
- the gatd3 gene encoding glutamine amidotransferase-like class 1 domain-containing protein 3, mitochondrial encodes MLAVRSLICRPYGFLLKSPTARFAQTGGVGFIHTSAKCSSAKVAVVLSGCGVYDGTEIHEASAILVHLSRGGAKVQMYAPDVAQLHVIDHSKGQPSEESRNVLAESARIARGNITDLANLSAGNHDAVIFPGGFGAAKNLSTFAVDGSDCAVNKEVERVLKDFHKAGKPIGLCCISPVLAAKVLPGVEVTVGHEEEEGGKWPYAGTAQAITALGAKHKVKDVTEAHVDQKNKVVTSPAFMCDTQLHLIFDGIGSMVRDVLKLTGK; translated from the exons ATGTTGGCGGTTCGCTCACTGATCTGCAGACCCTACGGCTTCCTGCTAAAGTCTCCCACAGCTCGCTTTGCTCAGACAGGCGGTGTGGGCTTCATCCACACCAGCGCCAAGTGCAGCAGCGCCAAAGTAGCAGTG GTGTTGTCTGGATGTGGAGTGTATGATGGTACAGAGATCCACGAGGCATCAGC AATCCTGGTGCATCTAAGTCGGGGTGGTGCCAAGGTCCAGATGTATGCTCCTGATGTGGCTCAGTTGCACGTTATAGACCACAGCAAGGGGCAGCCTTCAGAGGAGTCCAG GAATGTCCTAGCTGAGTCGGCTCGCATCGCCAGGGGTAACATCACTGACCTGGCTAACCTGAGTGCCGGTAACCATGATGCAGTCATCTTCCCAGGAGGCTTTGGGGCTGCTAAAAATCT GTCAACGTTTGCTGTCGATGGAAGTGACTGTGCTGTGAATAAGGAGGTAGAACGTGTCTTAAAGGACTTCCATAAAGCAGGCAAGCCTATTGG GTTGTGCTGTATCTCTCCGGTGCTGGCGGCGAAGGTGCTCCCAGGTGTGGAAGTGACCGTGGGccatgaggaagaggaggggggAAAGTGGCCATACGCTGGTACTGCTCAGGCCATCACTGCACTCGGGGCCAAACACAAAGTCAAAGATGTCACT GAGGCTCATGTTGACCAAAAGAATAAGGTGGTGACCTCTCCTGCATTCATGTGTGACACGCAGTTGCACCTGATCTTTGATGGGATTGGTTCCATGGTCAGAGACGTCCTGAAGCTGACTGGGAAATAA